One window from the genome of bacterium encodes:
- a CDS encoding peptidase M14 — MRRWTPLAALITCEGMNMMRRSWRAMALAMLALAPTAPAPLEAQQVDPALTTRAERTDYVETSRLEDVQRFLDALAARSDLVRVSTFGTSEQGRPLLLVTLSNPPVSSPADARALGRPVVFVQANIHGGEVEGKEAMQMMMRRLALGDLRPLLDRLVILVAPIYNVDGNEAIDVMNRTAQYGPIAGVGRRENANGLDLNRDYMKLESAEARALVRAYTDWDPHLVVDLHTTNGSYHGYHLTYSIPLNLTLPAELLDYHRNRMMPEIAQALLERHGFRSYFYGNFVNRAPAPGQPEQRVWFAFDHRPRAGQNYVGFRNRLTILSEAYSYLHFRDRVAVTEAFVEEILRYVDAHGREIMELAARLDREFVEAAQGTAEMPIGVEYETRPLPEPVPILVGAVRHEVNPRSGREMRVMLEDSIAVVPMLDYAVFEPTRSVPMARAYVLPREPGMERIVEKLLQHGIAVEELVEPLTTEVVTFTPSSLTKASRPFQGHHEVRLRGEYSTERATLPPGTYVVRLTQPLGRLAAYLLEPESDDGLVNWNFFDEWLAPGQPVPVRKIMGHVPMRTRGASLPAGAR; from the coding sequence GTGCGGCGGTGGACACCGCTGGCGGCCCTGATCACGTGCGAGGGCATGAACATGATGAGGCGGTCCTGGAGGGCGATGGCACTGGCGATGCTGGCGCTCGCGCCGACGGCGCCGGCTCCGCTCGAGGCGCAGCAGGTGGACCCCGCGCTGACCACGCGGGCGGAGCGGACGGATTACGTGGAAACGAGCCGGCTGGAGGACGTCCAGCGGTTCCTGGACGCGCTGGCGGCGCGGTCGGACCTGGTGCGCGTGAGCACGTTCGGCACGTCGGAGCAGGGCAGGCCCCTGCTGCTGGTTACGCTGTCGAACCCGCCGGTCTCGAGCCCCGCGGACGCGCGGGCGTTGGGCCGTCCGGTGGTCTTCGTGCAAGCGAACATCCACGGCGGGGAGGTGGAGGGGAAGGAGGCGATGCAGATGATGATGCGGCGGCTCGCGCTCGGCGACCTGCGGCCGCTGCTGGATCGCCTCGTGATCCTGGTCGCGCCGATCTACAACGTCGATGGCAACGAGGCCATCGACGTGATGAACCGCACGGCGCAATACGGCCCGATCGCGGGCGTGGGTCGGCGCGAGAATGCGAACGGGCTGGACCTGAACCGCGACTACATGAAGTTGGAGTCCGCCGAGGCGCGGGCGCTGGTGCGGGCGTACACCGATTGGGATCCGCATCTGGTGGTGGACCTGCACACGACCAACGGCTCGTACCACGGCTACCACCTCACGTACTCCATCCCGCTGAACCTGACGCTGCCCGCGGAGCTGCTGGACTACCACCGCAACCGGATGATGCCGGAGATCGCCCAGGCGCTGCTCGAGAGGCACGGCTTCCGGTCGTATTTCTACGGCAACTTCGTGAACCGCGCACCGGCTCCGGGGCAGCCGGAGCAGCGGGTCTGGTTCGCGTTCGACCACCGTCCACGGGCCGGGCAGAACTACGTCGGTTTCCGGAACCGGCTGACGATCCTGTCCGAGGCGTACAGCTACCTCCATTTCCGTGATCGTGTCGCGGTGACGGAGGCGTTCGTCGAGGAGATCCTGCGCTACGTGGACGCCCACGGCCGCGAGATCATGGAGCTCGCCGCGCGGCTGGATCGGGAGTTCGTGGAGGCGGCGCAGGGCACGGCGGAGATGCCGATCGGCGTCGAGTACGAGACCCGGCCGTTGCCGGAGCCGGTCCCGATCCTGGTGGGCGCGGTCCGCCACGAGGTGAACCCGCGCAGCGGGCGGGAGATGCGCGTCATGCTCGAGGACAGCATCGCCGTGGTCCCGATGCTGGATTACGCCGTTTTCGAGCCGACGCGCAGTGTGCCGATGGCGCGGGCGTACGTACTGCCCCGGGAGCCCGGGATGGAGCGGATCGTGGAGAAGCTCCTGCAGCACGGGATCGCGGTGGAGGAGCTGGTGGAGCCGCTGACCACGGAGGTGGTGACGTTCACGCCGTCGTCGCTCACGAAGGCGTCGCGGCCGTTCCAGGGCCACCACGAGGTGCGGCTGCGCGGGGAGTACAGCACGGAGCGGGCGACGCTGCCGCCGGGCACGTACGTGGTGCGGCTGACGCAGCCGCTGGGCCGGCTCGCGGCGTACCTGCTCGAGCCCGAGAGCGACGACGGACTCGTCAACTGGAACTTCTTCGACGAGTGGCTCGCCCCGGGCCAGCCTGTGCCGGTGCGGAAGATCATGGGCCACGTGCCGATGCGGACGCGCGGGGCTTCCCTCCCGGCCGGAGCGCGGTAG